From Spirosoma aerolatum, one genomic window encodes:
- a CDS encoding Crp/Fnr family transcriptional regulator: protein MEHYYTGLFNYIEQIIVLPETDKASIRESFKPIFVPKDTIIEPAGQIPQYHNFIVSGYMRNFHLDKDGTEITTDFNEGPRFFTSYSHFMNRTVSNENLHCITDCELLRINREEVSIRAEYSQTQKDYTIQILQRHLEEEKRRLYDLAHLTAEERYSKFLQEKPTIIQHVPLRYIASYLGITQRHLSRLRSQHNA from the coding sequence ATGGAACATTACTATACAGGCCTTTTTAATTATATCGAACAGATCATCGTATTGCCCGAGACAGACAAAGCGTCTATCCGTGAATCCTTTAAACCAATTTTCGTTCCTAAAGACACGATCATTGAGCCAGCGGGGCAAATACCCCAATATCATAATTTTATCGTGTCGGGTTATATGAGGAACTTCCACCTCGATAAAGACGGTACCGAAATAACAACGGATTTTAACGAAGGACCACGTTTTTTTACGTCGTATTCCCATTTCATGAATCGTACGGTTTCCAACGAAAATCTGCACTGTATTACAGATTGTGAACTTCTCAGAATAAACAGGGAGGAGGTATCGATAAGAGCCGAATATAGCCAGACACAAAAAGACTACACGATTCAGATTCTACAAAGACACCTGGAAGAAGAAAAAAGACGGCTTTACGACTTAGCTCACCTGACAGCCGAAGAGCGGTACTCTAAATTTCTGCAGGAGAAACCCACCATTATACAGCATGTGCCCCTGCGTTACATTGCTTCTTACTTAGGCATCACGCAACGGCATTTGAGCCGACTCAGAAGTCAACACAACGCGTAA
- a CDS encoding T9SS type A sorting domain-containing protein produces MVKAIGITVFIISLIVSHTAWTQNSVNRTGQLISGGRTRTFSYHLPTNQPEDGLPLLIGYHGNYASGAAFQMYAGLDAVADSQNFIAVYPDGVIIDQVAHFNYYADDVPGFGSADDLDGPNPVAPDAPDDILFTADLIDYFIKTYHINHNRVYATGHSSGGVMCYYASVALAYKIAAFVPVASGLWGNKKYLNDYFTSSKYIKTPILHVHSAGDLAAPLPIPSYPKPATDVWPLSTFGRLNGNSTGTYSTNVLSDYVDSLTFCGTGKKVILLVTKDATHAWSSQFNTAQVLWDFVKNFQLNSTVENPPKGLNQMVIAPNPTKGVAQIHFKLAKQEEATLSVSSLSGFQIYQQRVIGTGEDQIESIDLSKVAIGSYFVKLQNAQGVQVRKVLNEY; encoded by the coding sequence ATGGTCAAAGCTATTGGAATCACAGTATTCATAATAAGCTTAATCGTTTCTCATACAGCCTGGACCCAGAATTCGGTTAATCGTACAGGACAATTAATTTCAGGTGGACGTACACGTACATTTTCCTATCATTTGCCAACGAATCAGCCTGAAGACGGCTTACCTCTTCTTATTGGCTACCATGGTAATTATGCGTCAGGGGCTGCATTCCAAATGTATGCAGGTCTGGATGCCGTTGCAGATAGCCAAAACTTCATTGCTGTCTATCCAGACGGGGTTATAATAGACCAAGTAGCTCATTTTAATTATTACGCTGATGATGTCCCTGGTTTTGGATCAGCAGATGACCTAGACGGGCCTAATCCAGTTGCCCCCGATGCCCCAGACGATATACTATTTACCGCTGATTTAATCGACTATTTTATAAAGACATACCATATAAATCACAATCGAGTATATGCAACTGGCCACTCAAGTGGTGGTGTTATGTGCTACTACGCTAGTGTAGCTCTAGCTTATAAAATTGCAGCTTTTGTTCCGGTTGCATCCGGTTTATGGGGAAATAAAAAGTACTTAAATGACTATTTTACGAGTAGCAAGTATATTAAGACGCCTATTCTACATGTTCATAGCGCTGGGGATTTAGCCGCTCCATTACCCATTCCATCTTATCCAAAGCCGGCGACCGACGTTTGGCCTTTGTCAACATTTGGGCGGCTAAATGGTAACAGTACGGGTACTTATTCAACCAATGTTCTCAGTGACTATGTGGATTCTTTAACCTTTTGCGGTACGGGAAAAAAAGTTATTTTACTTGTAACTAAAGATGCCACTCATGCCTGGAGTTCTCAATTTAACACAGCGCAGGTCTTGTGGGATTTCGTAAAAAATTTTCAGTTGAACTCAACTGTTGAAAACCCTCCTAAAGGATTAAATCAGATGGTTATTGCTCCTAATCCTACAAAAGGAGTAGCTCAGATCCACTTCAAATTGGCTAAACAGGAAGAAGCAACTTTATCCGTAAGTAGCCTGTCAGGGTTCCAAATATACCAGCAACGCGTCATCGGTACGGGAGAAGATCAAATAGAAAGCATTGACTTAAGTAAAGTTGCCATAGGCTCATACTTTGTTAAGCTACAAAATGCACAAGGGGTTCAAGTTAGGAAGGTTTTAAATGAATACTAG
- a CDS encoding DUF2306 domain-containing protein, which produces MTSNTTISVSDKTSFYNTTKILTIASTGWFGVTTLGLWLFGIYILLFYGKATLENHFERWNNVLPHGYVTGDWLGNLVVGTHVLLASILVIGGPLQFIPSVRRHAPRFHRWLGRLYIITAIIVSTAGLIMVWTRGAVGDTIQHISISIQAVYCIIFALLSFIYAKARQFNKHRVWALRLFMVVNGVWLFRVELMCWLLIHGGPVGFNPKTFSGPFLTALAIFTYAIPVSIGLLELYFYAQRKQRKALSLFVSTLIFLATAIQFVGIAGAMMGMWLPRLAEP; this is translated from the coding sequence ATGACATCCAATACAACGATCTCTGTATCTGATAAAACAAGTTTCTATAACACGACCAAAATTTTAACCATAGCTTCAACAGGCTGGTTTGGGGTAACTACACTCGGCCTTTGGTTATTTGGCATTTATATCTTGTTATTCTATGGCAAGGCCACGCTGGAAAACCACTTCGAAAGATGGAACAACGTGCTGCCGCATGGCTATGTAACTGGTGACTGGCTAGGTAATCTAGTAGTAGGCACACACGTTCTGCTAGCGTCTATCTTGGTTATTGGCGGGCCTTTACAATTTATTCCATCAGTGCGCCGGCATGCTCCCCGATTTCATCGCTGGCTAGGTCGTCTTTACATTATCACGGCTATTATTGTCAGTACAGCAGGGCTGATTATGGTCTGGACGCGCGGTGCAGTCGGCGATACAATCCAACACATCAGCATCAGTATACAAGCGGTTTATTGCATTATTTTCGCCTTACTTTCTTTTATCTACGCTAAAGCTCGTCAATTTAATAAACACAGAGTCTGGGCTCTACGGCTATTTATGGTGGTAAATGGTGTCTGGCTTTTCAGAGTTGAACTGATGTGCTGGTTACTGATACATGGAGGCCCTGTTGGGTTTAATCCTAAAACGTTCTCTGGCCCTTTCCTAACAGCTCTTGCCATATTTACCTATGCTATTCCTGTTTCGATCGGCCTTCTGGAACTCTATTTCTATGCTCAGCGAAAGCAACGAAAGGCTTTAAGCTTGTTCGTTTCAACCTTAATTTTCCTGGCTACAGCAATTCAGTTTGTTGGAATAGCCGGAGCAATGATGGGTATGTGGCTCCCCAGGCTCGCAGAGCCGTAA